In Stenotrophomonas bentonitica, the genomic stretch AGGCGGCGCGCTCCTACTTCGACGAGCTGCTGCAGGCCGGGGTGAAGATCTACGAGTATGGCCCGCGCATGCTGCACACCAAGGCCTTCATTGCCGACCACGACGTGTGCATCGCCGGCAGTGCCAACTTCGACCACCGCAGCTTCCGGCTCAACTTCGAGCTTTCGATGATGATCAGCAACGAGGCCTGCGTGGCCGAGCTGGAGAAGATCCTCATTGCAGAGTTCGCCGCTTCCAGCCCGGTCCGCAACGACCGCCGCCGCTCGCTGTGGCTGCACCGGGTTCCCGAGGCCTTCGCCCGCCTCGCCTCGCCGCTGCTGTAGGCACCGCCACGTGGAACCGGGCCCGGCAGCGGCGCTACACTGGCGCGGTCAACCGGGGAGAATGACAATGTATTGGCTGTTCATGCTGCTGGCGATCGGCTGCTTCGCCTTCGCCGTCAAAACGCCCTCGACCGGGCTGATGATGCTTTCACTGTTCGGCGCCCTGCTGTTCCTGTTGGCCTGGGTCCGTGGCCGCTATGTCGCCACCTTCGGCGGCAGCCAGCGCGACACCGGCAGCGAGATCTACAACGCCATCGACCCCACCGAACTGCGCCGGTTGCGCGAGCAGGCGCAGGCCCGCCGCGACGCCGAACGCGACCCGAACGACCTGCCCCCGAGCCCATGACCCAGCTCAGCGTCAACGTGAACAAGATCGCCGTCCTGCGCAACTCGCGGGGCGGCCACGACCCGGATGTGGTGCAGGCGGCGACCGCCTGCCTGGACGCCGGTGCGCATGGCATTACCGTGCACCCGCGGCCGGACCGCCGGCACATCCATGCCGAGGACGTGATCGCGTTGTCCGCACTGACCCGCGCCCGTGGCGTGGAATTCAACATCGAAGGCAACCCGTTCGCCCCGCCGCGCCCGGGCTATCCCGGCCTGCTCCCGCTGTGCGAGCAGACCCGGCCGGCGCAGGCCACCCTGGTGCCGGACGGAGACGGCCAGCTCACCTCCGACCACGGCTTCGACTTCGGTCGCGACGCCGAGCGGCTGCGCCCGCTGATTGCCGAACTGAAGTCGTATGGGTGCCGGGTCAGCCTGTTTGTCGACGCTGGTAACCCGGACATTGCACAGGCGGCCGTGATCGGTGCCGACCGTATCGAGCTCTACACCGGCCCGTACGCCGAAGCCCACGCGGCGGGCGATGCCGCGGTGATGCTGGCGCTGTTCGCCGAGGCCGCGCGCACGGCGCAGGCGGCGGGGTTGGGGGTGAATGCGGGGCACGATCTTTCGCAGGACAACCTGCGGGACTTCCTGCAGGCGGTCCCCGACGTGCTGGAGGTTTCGATCGGGCACGCACTGATCGGGGAGGCGCTTTACGCCGGGCTGGACGCTACGGTCAAGCGGTATCTCGCGCTGGTTTGAGATGGCTTTGACACGCATGGCGTGTCACTACGCGGTCGGGCCATGCCGCATATCGGCGCCCATGACGACCGCGCAAACCGCGTAGCGACACGCCATGCGTGTCCCACGGAAACCCTCCCGAAACCAGGAAACGTTTCCCTGTGGATAACCATGGGGAGAAACCCCAACCGGTTCATCCAGAACCCAACCGCCACAACGCTTCCCCTTCCAAACGCGGCTGTGGTTAGTAATACTACTAACCCTTGAACACCCGATTCCCGCCCGCTTCCGCCGCCCAGACGTCTCAGTCAATGAGACGCCCCAGCCCTACCCTGTAACCACATGGGTATCGCAATCAAAGGCCGCGGCTCCACCACGCACCTGGCAGGCCGTTTCGAGGTCACCGTCAGCGAAGCCATGGACGACGGCTGGGAACCGGACACCCGCGAAGAATTCGCCGCCCCGCGCCTGCGTACTGAAGTCCGCGCCGAAACCGCGCGCAGCATCATCAGCCGCAACAAGTCCCCCGACGTGGGCTTCAGCCAATCGGTCAATCCCTACCGCGGTTGCGAGCACGGCTGCTCCTACTGCTTCGCCCGGCCCTCGCACGCGTTCCTCAACCTGTCCCCGGGCCTGGACTTCGAAACCAAGCTGTTCGCCAAGACCAACGCGCCGCAGCTGCTGCGCAGGGAACTCTCGCGCCCGGCCTACACGCCGCAACCCATTGCGCTGGGCATCAACACCGACGCCTACCAGCCGATCGAACGCAAACTCAAGCTGACCCGACAGCTCATCGAAGTGATGCTGGAAACCCAGCACCCGTTCTCGCTGATCACCAAGAACGCCCTGGTGGAGCGCGACATCGACCTGCTCGCGCCGCTGGCGGAAAAGAACCTGGTCAGCGTGCACTTCTCGGTCACCTCGCTCGACCCGCATCTTTCGGCACGGCTCGAACCCCGCGCCTCCGCACCGCACGCACGCCTGCGCGCCATGCGCCGCCTGCATGACGCCGGCATTCCTGTCGGCGTGATGGTGGCCCCGGTCATTCCCTGGATCAACGACGCCGAACTGGAAGCGGTACTGGAAGCGGCGCGCGACGCCGGCGCCAGCACCGCCGGCTACGTGCTGCTGCGCCTGCCACTGGAAGTCGCCCCGCTGTTCCGCGACTGGCTCGACACCCATCACCCCGACCGCGCCGCGCACGTGATGAGCACCATCAACCAGTTGCGCGGCGGTAAGGATTACAACAGCGAGTTCGGCACCCGCATGCGCGGCGAAGGCGTCTACGCCGATCTGCTCTCGCACCGCTTCAAACTGGCGCGCCGGCGGCTCGGCTTCGATGCGCAGAACAGCCACTGGCCGAAGCTGGACTGCACCAGGTTCGTGCGACCGCTTCCGCCGCGCGAAGACTCGCCACAGGGTTCATTGTTCTAGCCACACTAGCCAGGCTTCTGCGCCTGGTCGCGACGGAACAGCTCCCACTCGTCCACACGGGTGCCGTCCGGCAGGTGGCAGATGCCCTTCTGGTTTCCCTGCGCGTCCTTCTCGATCTCCACCTTGCCGCCCACCTTCTCACAGTGCACCGAAGCGGGGTTCGCCATTCCCACCTGGCTTTCGTGCACCTTCTGGCTCTGCTGGGAACACCCTGCCAGGCCCGCCACGGCAACGGCTGCCAGCACGATCACATAGCTACGCATGACGCTTCTCCAGTGCGGCCGCCATCGGCTCACCGCAGTCTGGAACCGTGGGCGTGAAAGCTCCGTGCGCCGACCAGTAAATCTACTGGGCGCCCGGATGCACCGGCCGAGCGGCGTTATCCTTTGCATATCCAGCCTCTGCGGGTGCGTCCTTGGGAGTGCATGTATGGGTCTGCTCGCGATTCTGATTTCACTGGCGCTGTTGATGTGGCTGGCTTACCGGGGCTGGAGCGTGCTGCTGCTGGCGCCCGCGGCGGCATTGCTGACCGCCATCCTGTCCGGCGAGGTGGTGCTGGCCAATTGGACCACCACTTTCATGTCCGGTGCGGGCAGCTTCGTCATACGCTGGTTCCCGCTGTTCCTGCTCGGCGGCATCTTCGGCAAGCTGATGGACGACACCGGGTCCATCACCTCCATTGCGAAGTACCTGACGAAACAGCTCGGGGTGAAGCGCACCATGCTGGCCGTGGTGCTGGCCTCTGCGGTGGTCACCTACGGTGGCGTCAGCGTCTTCGTGGCGTTCTTCGTGCTGGTGCCGATGACCCGCGAGATGTTCAAGGCCGCCAACATTCCGTCGCGGCTGATGCCTGCGGCCATCGGCCTGGGCGCCTTCACCTTCACCATGTCGGCGATGCCGGGCAGCCCGTCCACCAACAACGCCATTCCGATGCCGTACTTCGGCACCACCACCTTCGCCGCGCCGGGACTGGGCATCGTCGCCTCGATCATCACCATGGCGTTCGGCATGTGGTGGCTGCACCGCGCCGAAGCCAAGGCGCGCACGGCGGGCGAGTCGTATACCGAAGACGATGGAAAGATCGTCATTCCTGAAAAGACCCGCGAGCAGGCCACCAACTCCGGCGACTTCGACCCGGCCGAACTCGAGCACGGCAAGCGCACCGAGGACTACCCCTCCTTCATCGTCGCTGTCATGCCACTGGTCGTGGTCATCGTGGTCAACTTCCTGATGGCGCTGATCGTGCTGCCGCGCGTGGACTTTTCCGCATTGGAAAGCGCGCCGTGGGGGATCGACGTCAACGCATCCATCGGTGTCTGGTCGGTGCTGATCGCGCTGGCCACCGCCAACCTCACCGCCGTGGTGCTCAACTTCAAACGCCTGCAGTCGCTGCGTGAAAGCCTGGATGCCGGCGCCAACTCCTCCGCACTGCCGATCCTCACCATCGCCAGCCTGGTCGGCTTCGGCGCGGTGGTCGCGGCCATGCCTACCTTCGAAGTGGTGCGCGATGCGGTGCTGCAGATCCCGGGCGGCCCACTGGTTTCACTGGTAGTCGCGATGAACTCACTGGCCGCGCTGACCGGCACGGCATCGGGCGGCATGGCCATCGCGCTGAACGCGCTGGGCAGCGAATACATGCGGATGGCCGCCGAGTACGGCATCGACCCGGCATTGATGCACCGACTTACCGTGGTCAGCGCCGGCACCCTGGATGCGCTGCCGCACAACGGCACGGTCCTGCTGCTGCTTCAGATCAGCAAGCAGACCCATGCCAACAGCTACTTCGACATGTTCATGACGGTGATCGTCGGCGTGCTGATCTCGCTGGTGGCGATCTTCTTCCTCGGTGCCACATTCGGTTCCTTCTGAACACAACATCGCTTCCGTATCTGGAGAGTCAGCCATGAAAACGTTGGTGAAGTTCCTCGCGGCCACATCGCTCCTGCTGGCCTTCCCTGCATTGGGGCACGTCAGCGCGACCGACCACGCGCACACCGACTTCGCCGCAGGCCTGGCGCATCCCTTCCTGGGGGTGGACCACATCCTGGCCATGGTCGCGGTGGGTCTGTGGGCGAGTACCCTGGGCCGGCGCGGACTGATCGCGGTGCCTGCCGCGTTCGTGGGGGTGATGGTGCTGGGCTTCCTGGCTGCGCTGGGCGGACTGTCGCTGCCGCTGGTGGAGCCGGTGATCCTGGCGTCGGTGGCGGTGCTCGGGCTGGCCATCGCTTTTGCGCTGCCGGTATCGCCCTTGTTTGGCGCTGCAGTTGCCGGCTTCTTCGGGTTCTTCCATGGCTATGCGCACGGCGCGGAAATCGGCGGCGCGCACATGCTCACCTACGGCGCCGGATTCGTGCTCGCGACCGTGGTGCTGCATGCGGTTGGACTGGGCCTCGGCGTGGGCGCCGGGCGGCTGATGAACGCCAAGGCCGGGCGTCTCTCGCTTCGCGTGGCGGGAGGCGCCATCGCCGCCTGGGGTCTGCTGATGATGGTGGGCTGAAGTGGATTCCAGACCGTGGACTGCTTCGATCCTTCATCTGCACTGCCCCTGCACCTGCTGCGGCTGATAAGCCCCAGCCAGCCGGTTGGCAGCTTCTCGTACTCCAGGGGCCTGGAGCCGGCCGTGCATGCTGGCGTGGTGCACGATGAGCGCACGGCCACCTGCTGGATCCTGGGAGTGCTTGAGCACAGCTACGCGCTGCTCGACGGCGCCCTGTTCTCGCGCATGGCCCATGCCCTGGAGCAGGACGACGGCGCAGCGTTCCTGTCAGCCAACGCCTGGCTGGCCGCAGGACGCGAAAGCAGGGAGCTGGAACTGGAAGACCGGCGCATGAGCGAATCGCTGCTGCGCCTGCTCATCGACCTCGGCGTGCAGCGGGCCAGTGACCATGCCCGCGTGCGACTCACCTATCCCGCGTCCTTTGCATTGGCCTGCGCCCACTGGGACGTAGCGCCACCCACGGCGCTGCGCGGGCTGATGTGGAGCGTCGTGGAAGCCCAGGTCGCCGCCGCGATGCGCCTGGTGCCGTTGGGGCACACCTCCGGCCAACGCATCCTGATCGCCTCGATGCCGGTCATCGAGCGCGCCGCTGGACGCGCGATGACGGTGAGTGACGATGATGTCGGCAACGTCTCACCGGCGCTGGCGATGATGAGCGCGTGGCACGAAACCCAGTACAGCCGGCTGTTCCGCTCCTGATCAGGGCGGGGATTGCGCAACGTGGCGCCGCCGGTTGTCTTCCGGCGTGGTCGACTCGGCCGGCGGCACCGGGACCAGCGCCTTGAAGGCGTACTGCCCGATCAGCATCAACCAGGTCACGATCACGAACGACGAGGTCAGCACCGGCATGCCGATCGGCTTGAGGAAGATCGCCACCGACGCCCACAACCACGCCGACACCGCTGCGCCGAACAGCGCGTAGCAGAAGCTGCGCCAGGTCAGCACCAGGAAGATGCCCCCCAGTGCCATCGCGGTCAGCGCCGCGTTGTAGCCGAACAGGCCATCGCGGATCGCCCCTTCCGGGCCGCCGAACAGGGCGGCGACCACCGTACCCGTGATCGCACCCAGCAGGCACATCCCCGCCGCAATGCGCGAATGCAGGGCGATGCCCAGCAGGATGATGTAGCCGGTGATCCAGTTGTCCTGGAAGAAGATCTGGCCGACCGACGCGCCGATGCCCATGTACCAGGTGGGCAGCACATACGGCGCGACGTATGAGAACTGATCCGGCGACACCGGCTTGGCCATGGGACCGGCCTCGATGGCGTCGAACTTCAGGATGGCGAACAGGAACAACCAGCCGATCAGCACAAACGGCATCGTCAGCGGCGCCACCTTGTGCGGGCCCAGCAGCGCGGCCAGGCTGGCGAAGGCCAGGGTGCTCATGGCCGCGCCACAGACCAGGTAGACGAACATCGCAACGGACGGGACCGCGCCGGTCTGGAAGTCTTCACTGGTGAACGCAATCAGCGCGAGTGCCACCAGCGCGCCGTTGAAGCCGAACAGCCCATCGCGGACCAGCCCGCGGTCGGCCTTGAGGACGACCGCCGTCAACGTGCTGGCCAGCACGCCGACCACGCAGATGGCGGCGTAGATCCAGGAGTTGAACGCGATGCCCAGCAGGATGACCAGGCCGCTCCAGGGGTTGTTCTGGAAGACGACCTGGCCGATCCCGCGCAGTGTCCAGCTGGCCACGTTCATCGCGCTGGCCTAGAACAGGAAGTAGCGCTGGGCCATGGGCAACACATCCACGGGCTCGCAGGTGATCAGCTCGCCGTCCACGCGGACCTGGTAGTTCTGCGGGTCGACCTCCAGCTTGGGGGTGAGCCCGTTGTGGATCATGTCCTTCTTGCGCAGCGAGCGGATCCCCTTGACCGCTACCAGGTGCTTGTTGAGCTTGAGCTTCTCGCCGATGCCATCGGCCAGCGCGCTGCGGGAAACGAACGTGA encodes the following:
- a CDS encoding PA0069 family radical SAM protein, whose amino-acid sequence is MGIAIKGRGSTTHLAGRFEVTVSEAMDDGWEPDTREEFAAPRLRTEVRAETARSIISRNKSPDVGFSQSVNPYRGCEHGCSYCFARPSHAFLNLSPGLDFETKLFAKTNAPQLLRRELSRPAYTPQPIALGINTDAYQPIERKLKLTRQLIEVMLETQHPFSLITKNALVERDIDLLAPLAEKNLVSVHFSVTSLDPHLSARLEPRASAPHARLRAMRRLHDAGIPVGVMVAPVIPWINDAELEAVLEAARDAGASTAGYVLLRLPLEVAPLFRDWLDTHHPDRAAHVMSTINQLRGGKDYNSEFGTRMRGEGVYADLLSHRFKLARRRLGFDAQNSHWPKLDCTRFVRPLPPREDSPQGSLF
- a CDS encoding pyridoxine 5'-phosphate synthase — encoded protein: MTQLSVNVNKIAVLRNSRGGHDPDVVQAATACLDAGAHGITVHPRPDRRHIHAEDVIALSALTRARGVEFNIEGNPFAPPRPGYPGLLPLCEQTRPAQATLVPDGDGQLTSDHGFDFGRDAERLRPLIAELKSYGCRVSLFVDAGNPDIAQAAVIGADRIELYTGPYAEAHAAGDAAVMLALFAEAARTAQAAGLGVNAGHDLSQDNLRDFLQAVPDVLEVSIGHALIGEALYAGLDATVKRYLALV
- a CDS encoding GntP family permease; the protein is MGLLAILISLALLMWLAYRGWSVLLLAPAAALLTAILSGEVVLANWTTTFMSGAGSFVIRWFPLFLLGGIFGKLMDDTGSITSIAKYLTKQLGVKRTMLAVVLASAVVTYGGVSVFVAFFVLVPMTREMFKAANIPSRLMPAAIGLGAFTFTMSAMPGSPSTNNAIPMPYFGTTTFAAPGLGIVASIITMAFGMWWLHRAEAKARTAGESYTEDDGKIVIPEKTREQATNSGDFDPAELEHGKRTEDYPSFIVAVMPLVVVIVVNFLMALIVLPRVDFSALESAPWGIDVNASIGVWSVLIALATANLTAVVLNFKRLQSLRESLDAGANSSALPILTIASLVGFGAVVAAMPTFEVVRDAVLQIPGGPLVSLVVAMNSLAALTGTASGGMAIALNALGSEYMRMAAEYGIDPALMHRLTVVSAGTLDALPHNGTVLLLLQISKQTHANSYFDMFMTVIVGVLISLVAIFFLGATFGSF
- a CDS encoding putative hemolysin, with protein sequence MRSYVIVLAAVAVAGLAGCSQQSQKVHESQVGMANPASVHCEKVGGKVEIEKDAQGNQKGICHLPDGTRVDEWELFRRDQAQKPG
- a CDS encoding HupE/UreJ family protein; amino-acid sequence: MKTLVKFLAATSLLLAFPALGHVSATDHAHTDFAAGLAHPFLGVDHILAMVAVGLWASTLGRRGLIAVPAAFVGVMVLGFLAALGGLSLPLVEPVILASVAVLGLAIAFALPVSPLFGAAVAGFFGFFHGYAHGAEIGGAHMLTYGAGFVLATVVLHAVGLGLGVGAGRLMNAKAGRLSLRVAGGAIAAWGLLMMVG
- a CDS encoding urea transporter: MNVASWTLRGIGQVVFQNNPWSGLVILLGIAFNSWIYAAICVVGVLASTLTAVVLKADRGLVRDGLFGFNGALVALALIAFTSEDFQTGAVPSVAMFVYLVCGAAMSTLAFASLAALLGPHKVAPLTMPFVLIGWLFLFAILKFDAIEAGPMAKPVSPDQFSYVAPYVLPTWYMGIGASVGQIFFQDNWITGYIILLGIALHSRIAAGMCLLGAITGTVVAALFGGPEGAIRDGLFGYNAALTAMALGGIFLVLTWRSFCYALFGAAVSAWLWASVAIFLKPIGMPVLTSSFVIVTWLMLIGQYAFKALVPVPPAESTTPEDNRRRHVAQSPP
- a CDS encoding urease accessory protein UreF: MDCFDPSSALPLHLLRLISPSQPVGSFSYSRGLEPAVHAGVVHDERTATCWILGVLEHSYALLDGALFSRMAHALEQDDGAAFLSANAWLAAGRESRELELEDRRMSESLLRLLIDLGVQRASDHARVRLTYPASFALACAHWDVAPPTALRGLMWSVVEAQVAAAMRLVPLGHTSGQRILIASMPVIERAAGRAMTVSDDDVGNVSPALAMMSAWHETQYSRLFRS